The nucleotide sequence ATTTTTACAATTTTTATCTAACATTTTATCTACATTTTTATGTGAATATAATGGTAtaaattatcattatattatctatTTGTAAAAGTGAACTATTCATTCTTCTTTTTTCTTCCGCCATATGCATAGTGAATGCTTCTTATGATGAGTTATGGCTAAGCCGTGACTATTGCACAGTCAATAGGTAAATCCGTCAACCACACATTTTTAGcataacccaaaaaaaaaaaaaaaaaaaaaaaaatatcacccATCACAAACTGCAAGCCGGAAACTAAACTTAATATGGAACTCACcctaaactacaatcaaaaccacgcAGCTGAAACCACAAAAATGCTAGTATACAAAGTTTAGCCAAACAACAAATTCTTCCCGATCGGAATGCCACCCTCATCGTTGTAAAATGAAACCAAAAACCACCAAATTGAGGCACTTGAAAGGTTGAAACGAAGAATTTCATGTAATCGACCAAAAGGGAGTCGTAGCATTAAGATAATGCAAATGGCAGCAGCACGGGGAGGAGATAACAAAAGTGGGGAAACGAAGAAGATGCAGAATATGTGGGGAAAGAAGGAAAGATGAAGATCACACTTATATGTTTTTAGGCGGCCGACCATGTGAGTCTTTTTCGACGAATGAAAACATTGGTAACCACCACCAAACCCACCTGGTGAAGATGAAAACTTCCAATAAGTGACAAAAACCAAGTGTAATGACCTTTCCGACAAACAGAAAACATTTTGGGTGAAAAGAGCATTTCAAATGAAGAAATTCAGTCTGATAAGATTCCGGCATGACGATATATAAAGAAACTTCCACTAAATACAGTTAGCAAAACTCTTTTAACTTTATATAAACATGACATGTAAACATAAATAAACAATAAACCAGAGACATTAAAAAACCAAGAATTCAGATTCAGATCACATATAAATGACATTTGTTCTAATTAGGTTCACTTCAATTCATATGCTAGTATAAGGTATAATTAGACAAAAGGAATACATATAAGCAAAACTACATCTGTAATTATCTCTAAACAACCTAATCTTCTTATAAGAAATATAACTTTAACTATAAAACAAGTACAACGAAGTCAACATCCCCAAGTTCAGTTCATTACACATGGCCAATGAGAGCCGTATAATCACCAAAACGGCCTTCTTGGCCAAAATCTCCACAAACATGATGTTTAGGTCCTAGAATCACCAAAACGGCCTTCTTTCCTAGCACGTACTCTAATGTTATTCGGTTTACGTTGCTCAAGTGAACCAACCCGGGAAACAATTTTCAAAGGATGTGCTTCTGTATTGAATACCCACTCGTCCAATGATATAACTGATGGAGGCGAGAATAGAAGATATAAATATTTCAATGTTTCTGCAAGAAAGAAACTTTGCATCATATTGTCTTTCACGCCAGTATTAACCTGAAAATAAAACACCAAACAGATTTATTATTGTCATCTCAAAATATCccataaaataaaatatttaaaaaatagaaACAAAAACAGATTGCTTACATCCTTAAGTCCAACATATCCCGCCTCTACACGAGAGTTCTTTTCAAATGCTTGAAATATGTTCCATCCCCAATCTTGATACGTCTTATTACCGGTCAAACGCCATAAGTAAAAGAGCGACTCGACTGTCTCTGGCCTCAATATGTTCCATGATGTACCCACAGTCATGTCCTACATTATTGTTACCACTAGATTGTAAGAAATCAACCAAAGTTTGAAAACTCTTATAATGTGTCAGAAAACTAACCTGCCCCGAATGGAAGAAATAATTTTCTCCAGCCAACTTTGTTGGTGTGGACTGATAGAAATTATAACATGTCCAAGCAAGCTGCATTTATACCCCAAAGATATTAGGCAAAAATCAAATTCGACAAGCTAACGAGTGTTCTTCACTATATTAATAATGTCTATTATCTATTATAATGGATGAAACATAATCAAAACTAGTGGAATACCTCTTCTGCCAAATTTAAGAATCGTGCGGATTCATCAGAACCATAACCAGATGACCCTAATGCTATCATTCCTGGAGCAAAGCATGCTAACTCATCCATCTGCTTGCATCAGAATTCAGAAAAATGTTTACTTTTATGTCATTTAATGTAAAATTAACAATTTGATTAAATTACCTTGTCGATTAAAGAATTTCCTATCTTCTCGGAGATATACGTAAAAGATGATGGTGCAGTTTTGCGGACCAAGCTCAATAGCCCTTTCATTGACGTCTCCCACATTTCTCTGTTTTAACATTTCAAGGAAAGTTCATAACTTGAAGTCAAATAAACAACTTAATAAAAAACCTTCAATATTTTGCTCTGACCTATAAAGCTTCACATCTGTGGTTTTGTTTCCTTGTATCCAAACTTTAAGTAAATACTCATAGAAACTGCATCCAAAAGTTAAGTTTCAACCAATCTCATAAACGCTATGTAGTCTGACATCATAAACTTTAACCATCAGCTTTAACGGGACAACTATTACCTATCCCCCATGGCTCCAAAAGTAATGGTTGAATGCGATGTTGTTCCTGTATGCGGATTTAAATAAATGGGGAGCAACCCGTCGGCAGGAAATGTCTTATTCAACTCTAGAATAACATTCTCTACCTGAAACATCAATTTGCAACATGATTTATAACCATGTTTTGCATCTAATTTGTATAAAATATTTACATATGATACTAAATGAGGAATATTTACATATGATACTAAATGAGGCAGTCACATACCTTTTGTTGATACTTAGGATCTCCAGTCCGCTGGGATAGTGCAATGAACTCCAGCTGCTCAGTACCAGAATCTGCCAGGATACTATCCCCCTGATGACGTAAAACATATTATATGACAAATTAATAAACCCTAGTCAACTTCATGGTCAAAAAATGAATCATATGTCAAACTTATATGTCATAACTCACAAGAAAACTAACTTACCCCAGTCCAACCAGGATTGTGTGCATTACCATGAGCCAAGTTGATGATATTGTAGGGTATACCAGAAGGTGTACTCCATGCAGGGAGCAATCTGTCAGCAATGTCTTTTGCCTTTTCAAGAAAAACATTTTCCCCAGATAGATCATATGCACTAAGAAGCCCACCCACAACTCTGTTGTGAAaaatagcaaaaaattaagaattaGGTGTGCCCCATCATGTGATAGATACTATATATACTACAAAACAACAGCATACATAGAGAGAAAAAACTATAGATTAAACCTTATAAAGCAACCTTATGGTAGTTTCAAACACACTGGCATCATAATTTTTATTGAAGTCCAAAGAGTCTGCAACCCACCTGCCAGAGATAGTATGTTATGATAAAATATACTCCGTACAAAATAAATAAACTTTTTTGGAGTATGGAGTGTTCGGAGTGAGTTAGATGACGGTAGATGTTAGAGCATACTCTTTAGCCCGTTGAAACTGCTCATCCAGGCCCATTATGTATAAGGTATCAAGAGAGTCAATCAAAGTTGCACCAAGACCACCAAAGCTGTCCACACCATTCTTTGATTGAGGCTAACAAAACAAATTAAACAACATATAAAAGGTCAGCATTATAGGGATTAGGGACTATCAAAACCAAATATCGAGAAAAAAACATTACATGATGATAGTAGCAAGACAGAAACAGTGTATACCTGAAGCTCATCATGACCCCAAGCATACTTTTCATACGAGCTCCATGCATGAACCATAGCATCTTTTACTTTTTCTCTTCGTTCAACCTCTATGGGGTCACTGGCAAGTT is from Rutidosis leptorrhynchoides isolate AG116_Rl617_1_P2 chromosome 10, CSIRO_AGI_Rlap_v1, whole genome shotgun sequence and encodes:
- the LOC139871714 gene encoding mannosyl-oligosaccharide 1,2-alpha-mannosidase MNS1-like, translated to MARSRSSSSIRWRYLNPAYYLKRPKRLALLFIAFVFVSFFVWDRQTIVMKHEEELSMLKEEVERLQNELGELKHEGGDSVTKTNIPTKKSDVTKKDELASDPIEVERREKVKDAMVHAWSSYEKYAWGHDELQPQSKNGVDSFGGLGATLIDSLDTLYIMGLDEQFQRAKEWVADSLDFNKNYDASVFETTIRVVGGLLSAYDLSGENVFLEKAKDIADRLLPAWSTPSGIPYNIINLAHGNAHNPGWTGGDSILADSGTEQLEFIALSQRTGDPKYQQKVENVILELNKTFPADGLLPIYLNPHTGTTSHSTITFGAMGDSFYEYLLKVWIQGNKTTDVKLYREMWETSMKGLLSLVRKTAPSSFTYISEKIGNSLIDKMDELACFAPGMIALGSSGYGSDESARFLNLAEELAWTCYNFYQSTPTKLAGENYFFHSGQDMTVGTSWNILRPETVESLFYLWRLTGNKTYQDWGWNIFQAFEKNSRVEAGYVGLKDVNTGVKDNMMQSFFLAETLKYLYLLFSPPSVISLDEWVFNTEAHPLKIVSRVGSLEQRKPNNIRVRARKEGRFGDSRT